The window atggtctcagatttggaggtgctgattcttgTCCCAGCCGCTTCACTCTCTGTTGCAAATCGCTctttggagatcacggcctgatcaagccaacagaaccacatcatctgcaaaaaccaGTGATGcgatactgaggccaccaaactgaACCCCCTCAACGTCAAGGCTgtgtctagatcaggggtgggcaaagtattccacaaagggctgcagtgggtgcaggttttcattccaacccagaaagaggacaccttttcacaaatctggtgtcctacaagtgcaaacagtggattgcagtgaggtgcttcttgttctctgcagaaatctcattgggtaaagtgtctttgctgtatcggttgcaacaaaaacctgcacccacagcggctctcgaggaccggtttgtccacccctggtctagatagTCTGTcctaaaagttatgaacagagtCGGTGACCTAGGGCAGCCTTGGCGGATTCTAAGCCCTACTGGAAATGGATCTATATTACTGCCGGCTATGTGGACAAGACTCAGGGATTCTGGTACCCCACATTTGCAGAGTAACCCCCACTATACTCCATGGGGAACACAGTTGAATGTCATCTCGAAGTTCATAAAACACATGTAGGCTGGTTGGCCCCGTGCCACTGACAACGCGACActtcccatccattttgactcaaaatgggtatatataaaatatggctatattcctaaataatatttcaattgtgggccaagttttgatatctgaaaagctccagtgtttatatttaagctccagtgtttgtatttaatcactaaatgctgctaggaagtggattttaccccatttcagtgcaatttttgccatttcgccattgacgtccatcgctgtcttttcccggggaaatcacccccctggcccggttgtaatgtctcaaaagctccagtatttgtatttaatcaataaatgctgctgggaagtggattttaccccatttagtgcaatttttgccatttcgcgtatggacgtatatggacgtatcgacgttcatcgctgtctttttcccggggaaatgatactggattttacccgttgaaggcgctacgagaaaatgcacggaccgccactgattttgAGTGTATTGGAAGTCTAGTGCCATCAATTGTAGCCAATGAGGTAAATCAGGGCCCTAAAATtgttactgtatttatttgagtataacgagcataattttgtaaaaaaaaaaaaacgaatcaaAGTTCGGGGGCACGTTATACAAAAATCCgagtgaaacactgccctctgccgGTGGAAAAAGTCCCCCACGCAGCCGTTATGTATAATGGGAGACATAAAACGTGTCTTAGCCTTCTGGCCACTGGCTAATAGTaagggtaaaaataaaataaaaagtccacCCTGGGAGTGCTATCttcgctcaagaagaatggaatcaattgtttggtgaatctcatgatgatgaatcagactgaacatttttaaatattgtgatGATGAATGAGacaaaggatttaaaattgtaaattccatttgagaattgtgttcatattggtagtagtagtttgttttaccaggttttcgTACCGTATGTTGtggataaatgttttgtcatggcaacatgtcttcagcatttgccagttaccagtaccagtGCAATCGTTGGTGTCAActgagaaaaactgaaaaaaaatgtataccaatttttagtcacaaattatgggtgcgcgttgtactcgaataaatacagtaatgttTTTCTATTTGTCCTGAGTACTACATATTGGTTCTGTATGTAAAATCCAACTCTCATGTTTTATTGGTGTCCAGAAGCAGTCCTGACTAATTTTGCACTCTTGATAGACAACTGTATTTTTCCTGCGAACAGTCAAATggcattaaaacattttctttcttttgtttttggttcatattacaaagaaaaggactttGGCTTGTGGCTCAGGTAAATCCAATCTATCGGTTACAGTCCTTTTAAAGTTGTGCTTAAATATAGTATAAATGTTAAGTGTTCTCAGTTTTCACCAAAGATGAAAGTTGGGCATAGTTTGAATTAGTAAATTCCAATCATATAAGGGTAAGAAAGTCAAAATAAGTCTCAGACTCCTGTCTGATAAATGCTGTGGCAAATAGAGtttgagtttaatttatttactaAAGTGTCAGGATCattacaatacatattaatgaatatatatatatatatatatatatatatatatatatatatatatatacatgtaaatatgtaataatatagccgaaggctaatttccatccttAGTTTCTTATGGAGGTTGGTGTTAAAAAtacaagataaaatcaataagatgagggagagaaaacaaagataaaatactttttttctttacaaaactaGCTAGAAAGTCTTTATTTAGTGCCTCTATGATACTAAGAGGCTCTTTTACCTTTGATCTCTTTGATCTCTTTGATCTTCTGATCATATATAAATTCTGTTTTTTCCATTATGAATTTAAACGCCATATACCTAGTTTTAGTTGGAGTGAATCCTTCTCTGCAAAGCTAAGCAGGTAAATAATCCTAACTTTTTTTAGACAGAATTGCAGTGCTATGTATTTGTCATAATACCCCGAGTCGTGTAGTCTTccttttgtatttctttaaatTGTGTCATGAAAAAATAGTTTCCAAAGTCAAGtatatgttttcattttatagCTAAGTATTACTGACTGATAGCTTTTACAATTTTAATAATGCTTACAATTTTAATAATGCTTCATATATGCTATTGATCGCAGAGTTCTTGTGTTTTccataatctttttttcttacaattttaatgaaaaaaaatgcttatgtCAATTGAACGCTTTTATAAAATATTGTAGACATTGCCAACTAGTCACATTAACTCAGAGAAAATACATGTTATTCATTCCGGTGTGCTTTTGTTTGTACTTGCCAGGGTATACATGGCTATGATGTGGTACCTTCTTTGGCCTTCTGTCCTCCTGGGAGTGATTTGCAACATTGCTCCAGGACGTCCTCTGGATATTAACTTGGAAAAGAACCACTACTACGCCGCTACCGGGTCGGATATCCAGCTGCCCTGTACGTACACCGACACTGTGCACACGCATGAAAACATGGAAGTCCTGTGGAGTATCATACCTGCAGACGGAAAAGAACAGCCCATCATTTGGTTCACTGGAGGCCACTTGTATTCTgatcagtacaaaccaatggagGGCAGGGTCCACTTCAGATCAGGAGATCCCCGAAATGGAGACGCGACGATCAACATCAAAGACGTCCGTCCCTCAGACATGGAGACGTACACGTGTTTTGTGAAGAACCTACCAGGATTGGACCAGAAGAAGATGGACCTGACGATCATGGAGGCACCCAGTCAGCCTCTGTGCAGTTTGGATAAGGGCAACCACCCCACGATGCTCAAATGCAGATCTTTGCGCGGCACCCCACCTTTGAATTACAACTGGGCCAAGACCACTGGAAACAAGGTCTTGCCTACTCAAAGTATTGTGGACCCAATAGATGGCACCTTGCATTTGGACAATACTGAACGTGAGTGTGGAACCTTTCGCTGCACCGTGGAAAGTATGGTGGCCACCAAACACTGTGACCTTCACATTGACTGTTTGACGGCCCAGGACACAAATGTGAGCAGTCCACTATTGATGACAGCCACTGGAATCTCTGCCATCACAATCACTATCACCATTGTCCTTTTCGCAGTTGTCATTTCTGTAGTCGTCTTCTACAaacgaggaaaaaaatcagtggAGGTTTCTAACACAGTAGTATTATAATTAGACACATTTTCTTTTGCTTGACAGCGCCAACAACAGTGATGTCACAAGTGTTGAGATTATGTTAGTATGTTGATTTTCTTTACCACAACAGCATTTTGATTGGAATGTGGCTTTGATTGTTCATTTGTGTTGAATCTATTAAACAAGTTCTATAAATCCATCATAGGTCAGCTGTCTTTTGTACACACTTGCAAACTttgaaaatgaacagaaaactGAAA of the Stigmatopora argus isolate UIUO_Sarg chromosome 10, RoL_Sarg_1.0, whole genome shotgun sequence genome contains:
- the LOC144083793 gene encoding coxsackievirus and adenovirus receptor homolog, with translation MAMMWYLLWPSVLLGVICNIAPGRPLDINLEKNHYYAATGSDIQLPCTYTDTVHTHENMEVLWSIIPADGKEQPIIWFTGGHLYSDQYKPMEGRVHFRSGDPRNGDATINIKDVRPSDMETYTCFVKNLPGLDQKKMDLTIMEAPSQPLCSLDKGNHPTMLKCRSLRGTPPLNYNWAKTTGNKVLPTQSIVDPIDGTLHLDNTERECGTFRCTVESMVATKHCDLHIDCLTAQDTNVSSPLLMTATGISAITITITIVLFAVVISVVVFYKRGKKSVEVSNTVVL